The Bradyrhizobium sp. G127 genome segment CGCCGACAGCGCGAAGCTCGCAATGATATCGAATGCCTGAGGGCCGAGCGTATGGGGGCGGGCAATATCGAACAGCATCCAGAACGCGCCGAACACGATGGTGGTGACGGCGAGCCAGCGCCACAGCCGGATGCGTGCGAGGCCGAAAGCGGCTGCGGTGACGATGGCGATATAGATATAGAGCGCCCAGTAGTCGGGCTTGTCCGAGGACACCAGCACGGGGGTCACGAATGCGCCGACCACGCCGAGGCCCGCAAGCGCCGGACCGTGCAGCAGCGCCGCGGCAAGCGTGCCCAGCGCAACAGCGCCGAGCAGGACGAACGCGACCGGCGGCGACAGGAATCCGTAAAGCGCGTAGGCGGCATACACCGTCGCGAAGGCAACAGCGGTTCCGGCAGCGGTGAGGATCGCCGGGATGTTGGCGATCGGCAGCGGCGCGATGGCGGACAGGCTTTCCTTGCGCCGCGCAACTTCGCCGGTGACGAGCAGGGCGAGCGCAAACAGTGCACCGAGCAGCACGCGCACGCCGGGGCCGAGCAGGCCGGCTTCGATGGAGTATTTAACGAGAAACACGCCGCCGAGCGCGAGCGTCAGTCCGCCGATCCACACCACCCAGCGGGTGCCGAGGCGTTCTTCGAGGCCGGGGGCGGTCTGCGGCGGTTGTGCGACAGGAGTTTCCGGCGCGGCGTCCGCCGCTTTCTCTTCATAGCGTCCGCTTACCGGCAGCGGCGGTGGCACCGGCGCGGGCCGCTCAGAGTCGGCAGTCGTCTCGGGCACAATCGGCGGCGCGACGGACGCATCCGATGGCGGGAGCGAGGGGCGCGCGCCCGTTGCAAGCGAGGCTTCAAGCAATGCCAGCCGCGCGTTGAGTTCCTGCGAGCGATTGATGGCTTTACGTGCAAAAATAAACGCGACAATGGCAATGACGACCGCAATAAATTCCATCGTTCCTCCTTGCGCGATCCGCTGGCGCATGAACGCAAGCGATCAGATCACGCGGAAATCATTTCAGGCCGCCGCGCCGTTGGGGCGGCCTTGTTCAATTCTGGCGGCGGCCGCGCACGCGCAATCCCGGCGCGGGCCGCTCCTGCAACACTTCGCGGCGGAAACGAAACAGCGCGGCGGGCCGTCCGCCGGTTTGTGTGGACATTTCGCCGGTCGGTTCGACCAGCGCGCCGTTCTCAACCAGACGGCGGAAATTCTGCTTGTGCAAATGACGCCCCGAGATCGCCTCAACGGTCCGCTGCAAGTCTGTTAGTGTGAACTCGGGCGGCAGAAGTTCAAACACCACCGGGCGATATTTCAGTTTGGCGCGCAGCCGGGCGATGGCGGTGGCGAGAATTCTGCGGTGGTCGAAGCGCATCGGCGTGCCGAGCGCGGGCAGCGATTTGCGCGCCAGCGCAGCGGGTCTGCCGTCGCGGCGGGATTCCTCGATCAGGCCCGCTTCGTAGAGCAGCTCGTAGCGGTCGAGCACGCGCTCCTCGTCCCACTGCGCACCCTGAGTCCCGAAGTAGAGCCGCACCCGGTCGCCGCGCGCCAGCGCGCGGGCGGTGTCCGGCTTTTCGGATTGCGCGGCCCAGTCCGTCAGGGCCGGGAGGATGGTCCTGTCGATGATCGCGGGCGGCCCGTCGCGCCAGTCTTCCCACGGGAAATAGCGATACCAGGGCTCGAAGGTGGCGCCCGCGACCTGCGGCTTCGAGGTGTTGTCGGCGGCGCGCGTCAGCGCGAGATAGCCGACCGAGGCAACATGGGCGTCAGTGTCGCCGCGCCGGGCGTGGCGGCCGCGATCGCCGAACGTGTAGAGCTGTTCGACATAGCCGAGCCGCAGGCCGGTCTGTTCTTCGACCCACGAGCGCAGCCCGATTTCCAGCGTGCGATGCGCGACGGCATCGAACGGACCGAACGGCAGCCCCGCCAGTTCGTCGCCGTCGCTGCCGGATGCGGTCAGGATCAGGGGCTCGTTGTCCTCGATGGACACGATGGCCGCCGTCAGCCCGATCTCGATCGGCGTGAGGAGCTTTTCACTCATGGGCGCAGAGGGCGCTTTCTCATTCGATCTCCACGCGGAACGGCCGGCCCTCGATGGTCATGTTGCCAGGGCCCATGTCGTCGAGCGCGCGGACCATCCGCCCGTTGCGGCCCAGCACCTTGTCCGCCAGCGTGACGATCAGCCGGTTGGGATAGGCGGTCGGCGAGGCGGCGCGGATCTGCCGCGCGATGGAGAATTCGTCGCGGTGCGGATTGAGCGCGCAGGCCGCCATGAAGGCGCTCGCGGTGGAGCGGCTGATCCCGGCGTAGCAATGGATCACCATCGGCGCGGCGCGATCCCATTTGCGGATGAAGGCCAGCGCCTGTTCGACATGGGCGGGGGACGGCGCGACGAATCCGTCGGCCGGCTCGTTGATGTCGTCCATCTGGATGCGCAGGTGATTGGTCTCCAGCACCGAGGGCGGACGCACCACCTGAGCGACATTGGCCATCACGGTCAGGATATGGCGGGCGCCGGTCGCCTCGACGGTCGCGGGCAGGGCGGCAAGCGAGCAGACGTGAATCATGGCGTTCCCTTTTTGCCAGCCAGTATAGGCTGGCCTCCGGCGGATCGCCAACGTGCGGACTAACCCAGAAGGGCCTTGAATCGGGCGAGAAACTGCTTCTCGGCCCGCCCGGCGGACCACGGCGTCACGTAGTCCTTCTCGGTGACGGCGGGCAGCTTGGGGTCGCGGCCGAACAGGCGTTTCGCCTCCGCCTCGCCGAAGCCGGCCAGATGCGTCGCCTCGAGATAGGCCGCGCCCATGTCGGCGGCCTTGATCTGCCCTTCGATCTCGGCGGGCAACACCGCCGGCAAACCAAAACGAATATGGATCGCGGAGAGCAGCCGCTTTTCGACAGCTTTATACGAACCTCCGATCACCGCCTTGAACGGCGAGATCATGTCGCCGATGACGTATTCCGGCGCGTCATGCAGCATCGCCGCCAGCCGCACGCGGTGATCGACCCGCGGCACCTGCTTGCGCAGCACGGCTTCCACCAGCAGCGTGTGCTGCGCGACGGAGAAAATATGCGCGCCGTGGGTCTGGCCGTTCCAGCGCGCGACGCGCGCGAGACCATGGGCGATGTCCTCGATCTCGATGTCGAGCGGCGAGGGATCGAGCAGGTCGAGACGGCGGCCCGACAGCATGCGCTGCCATGCGCGTCCTGCTTTGGACGGGGAGAATTTCTTCGCGGTCATTTCGATATTTTGCGCGGCGGCTTTTTTATCTTGCCGCAGGTGTCGTGGCAGTGGCACGTTACGAGGTGGTCGTTGACCATGCCGGTGGCCTGCATGAAGGCGTAGACGATGGTCGGGCCGACGAACTTGAAGCCGTGGCCGAGCAACGCCTTCGACATCTTGATCGAGACCGGCGTCGACGCAGGGACCGACGCCGTGGTCTTGAAATTGTTCACCTTCGGCTTGCCGTCGAGGAAGTCCCACAGGAACGTGGAGAATCCCGGACCCTCCTCCATGATCTTCAGGTAGGACTTCGCGCTGTTGATCGTGCCTTCGATCTTGGCGCGGTTGCGCACGATGCCGGCGTCGTTCATCAGCGCCGCGACCTTCTTGTCGCTGTAGCGCGCGATCTTCGCAGGCTCGAAATCGTCGAAGGCCTTGCGGAAGTTGTCGCGCTTGCGCAGGATCGTGATCCACGACAGCCCGGCCTGAAAGCCGTCGAGGATCAGCTTCTCGAACAGCGCGCGGTCGTCGTATTCCGGAACGCCCCATTCGGTGTCGTGGTAGGCGATGTAGAGCGGATCCTCTCCCGGCCACGGACAGCGATGCAGGCCGTCGGCATGCAGGCGCGCGCTTCTCATGCCGACGCTTCCGAAATCGATGCTTTCCCAGGCGCCGCCTTGACGTCGTCGGGTGCAACAAGGCTGAGCGGCAGCCCGCCTGCCGTCAAGGGCAAGCCGGCGTCGAGCGCATCGGCCACCCGATCGATCCGCAGCAACGCGAGGCCAAGACCGTTGGCGGACGAGCCCATGGTGCCGACCGGCTTGTCGCCCGCGTTGACAGGCAGGCCGACTTCGGGAACCGACGCGTCCAGACGCACGCGCACGGTCCGCGTCCGCGCGGTGCCGCGATGCTGCATCCGCGACACAACTTCCTGCCCGACGTAACAGCCCTTGTCGAAATCGACGCCGTGCAGGCGGTCCATGTTGGTTTCGTGCGGGAAAGCGTCGCCGTAAATGAAATCGACGCCGCCGCGGGGCGCGCCGCAAGCGATGCGATGGGCCTCGTAGTCGGCGCTGTCGCCAAGGTCCGCGCCGATTGCCGCCGCCGTTTCGCCTGCGAGATCGTCGGGCACGAACAGCCGCCAGCCGAGTTGCGGATCGCGCGGGTCTTCGAACGCGAGGTCGGGTTTGATCGCCGGAACACCGTTCCACACCGCCAGCACGCCAAGCTGCGCGGACAGGTTTTCGATGGTGATCTTCGCCCGCAGTTTGTAGATGCCGAGACGGTCGGCGAAGGCCTGCGCAAGCGCCAGCGGCACATCAAATACGAAGC includes the following:
- a CDS encoding DNA-3-methyladenine glycosylase I, yielding MRSARLHADGLHRCPWPGEDPLYIAYHDTEWGVPEYDDRALFEKLILDGFQAGLSWITILRKRDNFRKAFDDFEPAKIARYSDKKVAALMNDAGIVRNRAKIEGTINSAKSYLKIMEEGPGFSTFLWDFLDGKPKVNNFKTTASVPASTPVSIKMSKALLGHGFKFVGPTIVYAFMQATGMVNDHLVTCHCHDTCGKIKKPPRKISK
- a CDS encoding HD family hydrolase → MTAKKFSPSKAGRAWQRMLSGRRLDLLDPSPLDIEIEDIAHGLARVARWNGQTHGAHIFSVAQHTLLVEAVLRKQVPRVDHRVRLAAMLHDAPEYVIGDMISPFKAVIGGSYKAVEKRLLSAIHIRFGLPAVLPAEIEGQIKAADMGAAYLEATHLAGFGEAEAKRLFGRDPKLPAVTEKDYVTPWSAGRAEKQFLARFKALLG
- a CDS encoding protein-tyrosine phosphatase family protein, with product MIHVCSLAALPATVEATGARHILTVMANVAQVVRPPSVLETNHLRIQMDDINEPADGFVAPSPAHVEQALAFIRKWDRAAPMVIHCYAGISRSTASAFMAACALNPHRDEFSIARQIRAASPTAYPNRLIVTLADKVLGRNGRMVRALDDMGPGNMTIEGRPFRVEIE
- a CDS encoding NAD regulator, producing the protein MSEKLLTPIEIGLTAAIVSIEDNEPLILTASGSDGDELAGLPFGPFDAVAHRTLEIGLRSWVEEQTGLRLGYVEQLYTFGDRGRHARRGDTDAHVASVGYLALTRAADNTSKPQVAGATFEPWYRYFPWEDWRDGPPAIIDRTILPALTDWAAQSEKPDTARALARGDRVRLYFGTQGAQWDEERVLDRYELLYEAGLIEESRRDGRPAALARKSLPALGTPMRFDHRRILATAIARLRAKLKYRPVVFELLPPEFTLTDLQRTVEAISGRHLHKQNFRRLVENGALVEPTGEMSTQTGGRPAALFRFRREVLQERPAPGLRVRGRRQN
- a CDS encoding folate-binding protein — translated: MKAAFLPDRGVVKVSGEDARKFLDGLVTTNIGLVGPGLGRFGALLTPQGKIIADFLVTEAPDAHGGGFVFDVPLALAQAFADRLGIYKLRAKITIENLSAQLGVLAVWNGVPAIKPDLAFEDPRDPQLGWRLFVPDDLAGETAAAIGADLGDSADYEAHRIACGAPRGGVDFIYGDAFPHETNMDRLHGVDFDKGCYVGQEVVSRMQHRGTARTRTVRVRLDASVPEVGLPVNAGDKPVGTMGSSANGLGLALLRIDRVADALDAGLPLTAGGLPLSLVAPDDVKAAPGKASISEASA